The genomic stretch TGACactggaacaaacacacagacatgaaaagaaatggaaaaatcaaAAACTGTGCACTCTGTGCAGAGAATGAAGGTTAATTCTAACTGATCAGTCCAGCAGCTGATCTCATGCACCACTCCTCTTCTCATTCTGAATGCGAGAACACAAAATACAGATCCACTGACAGATATAATAGAGACTAGTTGTCAGCCAGACAGATTGCGTGCCTCTCTAGCCGGCGGCCCGGGATTTTTCTCATCTGTTTGGAGCTCACAGTGCAGGGCGAGGATCCAGAGGTCTTATCTATGATCTTTCTGCCGGTGTGAGGAACTGAGATAGGGAATTAAATGAAGGCTGTGGGCTCTGAGTGGTACAATAGGGCAAGTTAAACCATCACAGAGGTCAGGATACAGACTCTTGTCCCCACTTGATCCCAGCTGCCATTGCCCGGTTTTAAATCTCGCTTCCCCTTTCCTGCCATCCCCTCCCCCAACTCATCAGGTCTCTTTTCAATCCTTTGCAGTGCAATCACTCACcctgatggtgtgtgtgtgtctctgtgtgtgtgttcctgtgagAGGACATGCATCAGTCCTTTCACACTTTCCCCTCCTTTTATTAGATCCTGCCAGCATCCCTCAGGGGTTACCTTGGCAACTTGGGAAGTCACACATCAGTCTGTCGTGCTTTAGATTGACAGAATGATCTTTTTCCTTGTACCCTATCCTGCTATTAAATATGAAAAGCTCACTCTGCCAAGTTCCCGCAGAACACCGCAGCCCTAGGCTGCACCTGGCTGCTGACCTTTACACTACACTGAAACAGTCTCCAGAGAAAGTCCAGGGCCTAAAGATTACTGAGAAAGCCCACTCTGCATCACTTCAATGTCTGCTACTGTTTGCAGCAGAgaattcattttctcatttgccTCCAGTGGCATCTCAGCACGCAGATGTTTGGTTTTATTGGTCTACGTTTTGAGATCTGTCTCTGAAATGTCTGTCTCCAGCCCGACACAATGGAAGTGAATTTGTTTGCtcacagcattctgcagcagTGCATCCTTCCATATTATTATGGGCCATTTCTTCTGTACAAAGTAGTTTCAGTGGAAACTGTTCACAGTGAGGCCTACATCCAGAGATGtacacacatcatcacatcacacaaacacctttAGCACTTGCCTCCTCCATTGCTGTCTATGTGGTGTGTTTTCCCTTTGGTACCAGTCTCATCCTGCTGTATGCCAAGTGATGCACAAAGCTGGCTCAAGCAGGAAGTTGTTGACGCCAACCACATTAACCAACCAATGGCTGAAGGCTACGGTGAGTTCCATGTTCAGATTAACACACTGACATATTTCCTTATTGCTGAGAGTTGGATGAGATGATAGATAccactctcatctctgtcagtaaatatgaagctacagcgaagctacagccagcaggtagTTAGCTTggctcagcataaagactggaaactggggAAAACAGCTAGGCCTGGTTctcttcaaatgtaaaaaaagtcTGCCTACCAGCccctctgcagacagactccATTAACAAGGTCAAGATAAATGACGGTTTGTTTCTTGCGTAACTGTACATTTATTACAATCATCAACATTTGCTGGCTGAAATATCGGCCCTCGTATGCAGCTACTAGGTGTGTTGGCTGAGTCTCTGTACTAATCCAGCGGTTTCCTGCAGGATTCATGATGTCATACAGATCTTGGCAGAAGTCCCAACTGATGACTACTGATGCCAGTATGCTTCAACAGAAGTGTCTGTGGTGGTCAAACAGTGCTTCATAGAAATAAATGTAGGTTAAGTCATTATCGCTGAATGAGGGAACACATTGGTGACTGAGCCTTTGGCCAACTGATGAAAGTACTGCGACATTcatatatttgcagtattacaaACTGTGATGACATTCCAGGACATAATGCTATATTAAGTTGCTGCTAATGCAAACCAATCATTTTCCACTGCCACTGTTTCACATTAGGAGTATTTACTGGCAAAACACGAGTTGGCTTTTATTATGCAGTCTCATAGGAAAAGCAGCATGTCCGTCAGTGAGCTTTGAACTTACAACTATCATTAACCAATAATGTGTCTACAAAACAGAACgatcattttcagcattttttgaGAGTGGATCAGTATGAAATATTGCAGGAAGTAATGGAACaggaaggagcagccacagtcagCTGTGAGATAAAGAGCTGCAGTCGACAGGCCGCAAACCTCCAACTTCTAACCAATGTAATAACTCCTTTCACTGTGGCCTGTATGCAGCATAAAATCACATCACTGTTGATcacagactgaaggaaaaaGGGAAATGATTTTCTGACTTCTTCAGTAAAACGGCAATAGTTGGTTTGTTTGCTGCTCACAGACTTCTGTGACGTGTAGTATTAAACTACACTTGCTGTTACCACCTGTAACTACAGGTGTCGCCAAATCAACTAGCactgaaatcttaaggattaACAACTTTAAAGCTTCCATTCTGAAAGAATGTTAGTTTGAGAAGAGAATCATCAAACGTGACTAAGTACTGTAAGGttagtttaaaacatttcttaattgaatttaCAGAACAGCTACTGTACTGTGATACAGACTATTACTGTGATCTAAAATTAGGTGACAGAAGATTTTGGCCACATTCACCCTGCAGAGGTGAAAATTAAGTAGcattatatttacagtatatttacatttacatttagttttatcttgtattcattgctgctttttctgtatatattttttgtcacttttttgtttacttttttaaatttttgtaTATATGCTATGGTcgtctgtatgttttttgttcattgcgactgcaacaaaaaaaaattcccagattgggatcaataaagaagcagtctgaAGTCTAAAGTCTGCATTTGAAGAAAGACTTTGAAAAATTATCACATTTGCCTTCACGGCTGTTGCACACTGTACAGACTAGTTCTTTTCAACCATCCTCAGGCCTTGATTGAGAATGTAGAACAGAAGCTCTGTTCTTCTGCTACAATAAGGGGACGCAGTTATTGGAAAGTGATGTTGCTGTTTGAGCTTTGAAAATGCAACTTCTCATTGTTTTGATCACCAAAACTGAAATCCCATTTACCTCAATTGTTTTGGGCTGGTGGCAGAAAATCAGACAGACTGGGACAAATACTGTAAAACCCAAACTATCTACAAGGACAGGTTCTATGAGTGAGAAAAATCTGCTTATTACTTGCTGGGTTACCACGTTTTAATGTAGTCCCACGCATGTTTTTAGAATTTTGCAGCCATAATTAAACAGCTTTCTCCTCCTGAagcattcatacatacataagCCACACAAAACTGCACACTCTGTGGCCTCCAGCCTTACCACAGTATAATGTTCCAAACACATGTTAACCAAGTCTCAGAGGGTGTTATATGAATACATTTCAAAGTGATGCACTCACTTGGAAACCAAAGCAGATGGTCGGGATGACGCTGAACATGGAGGCCCAGGAGCTGAttctgcacacagacaggaggagacacaAGAGTCGTTTTTTGGATTTCACAAATGccatgagaagaagaagaaataagcTATTGTTAGGGCACCATTCATAATGCCATGGCATTTAGAGACACTTCCATAGAGctcatctgtcaatcacaggcGCACAGCTGACAAGAGCAGCTGGGGGAAGTCAGGGAGCCAGAAAGAGCATCTTTACAGTGACACAGGGGTTTAAGGAAAGGAGCGGGCACAGTGGTCTGATCTACTTCATCTGTCCCGGTGGCCTGGATTCAGAGCAGATTTATGACTCATGACATGTCATATTTCCTGGAAGCAACCTCATTACATGAACTTGCTCTTGTGATCAAGTATATTATTACACAGAAAAGAAAGCCTCAAAGACAGAacttcactttttaaaaaaaaagacaaaaaaaaaaaaaccttctgtTTATCATTTTGTTCTAATTATTTTcggttttattttctttcttcatttccaGCCAAACTGCTGAGGCTTGAAGGCAGATTACACACCTCATGCACACAAAAGTAAATACAGACAGCTACACATATTCACAGAAAATAATTTTGTAATCAATTTTGACAGCCGCAGACTGTTTTCATCACAAGACACCAAAGCGAATGTGACAGAATAGTCGGACATTTTGGAAACAcagttatttgctttcttgcaacGAAAGAAGTGAGAAGATCAATGGCATtctcatttgtttgtcaaaTACGGAGCTACAGCCAGCTGACAGCTAGCCTAGCTTTGCATAAGGACTGGGCACAGAGGGGGGCAGTCACTCACGTCATTTATGTCATACAATAAGCCAAGTGTAAAAACAAGTTTAGCTGCTGTTTCCCCCCGATaccagtttttatgctaagctaagataaccgtctcctggctttagcttcatatttaacagacaaataTGAATGGGTATGAATGAATATGGGTCACAATTTTCATCTatcaacaagaaagcaaatcagtGAAGTTCCCAAATATGTCATAAAATAAGTGCTGCGAACAGGAGGACGACTCAGCATTGCACTCATGATGGAACCAATTTGCTTACAACTACACATATCTACTCTCAACACCGATTTTCAGAAGCCACTGTGACCGGTGGAGGTTGCTGGGAGCCTTGCATCCCATCATTCATCCCCATCCACACGGAaaagcactcacacactcagacacaaacacacacacgtacccaCTGCTGTAGAGAGGAGCGATGTGAACCATAACAGAGGGCATAGTGTGGTatttgatgatgatggcagTGGTCAGGTAGGTCGCAGCGAGAGTGCCGAGAACACTGTGAGAGGACAGGGACAACACGCCTGGGTCAGGCAGAAATCACACAAACCAGAGACATTTAAGTGCAATACAGGAGTGGATTACTGGAGACTGACCACAGGTGTCATTTATCTATATACACGTGTACAATattacatcactgcagcaagatGAGTGGTTTAACCACTGAAGCTCAGCAAAGCCTTTTCAAAAGCCGTCATGGTAATCTGCCTGTTATGTGACACAGTTTCTTGTGTGTAAACCAAACAGAAGAGTTAATGAAGCACTCAATAAATAcggttcatcctgaggggagcatgaatgtgaCAGAAAAGTGACATATGCTCCTGTACTGCTCTGTCGAATTTTTTAAACCACGTGTGTGCggacaaacagctgatgtgcatgtatgcattcCAACATGGGCCACCTGACCTGATGTACTTCTGAATGCTGATCTCTTTGGGGATGGACAGCggcaggatgaggaggatgcAGAGCAGCACCAGGGCGAAGCGCTGGTCTGTGTAGAAGTGGTACGGCATCTCTGACTCCGGCAAACCAGTTACCAGCTCATACAGGGagccacacactgacaggtgaatgagaaaagcacaaacatgacATGCATGACTATCTGTGCCGAAGATAAGGAACATTAAGGCCTCATTTCCTGATGATGTGACTCTGGTGCAGACGGGGAAACACCTGCTTCAGACCATATATCAAATCAGCCCTCCATCTGTGGACACTGTCTGAACCATCAGCTGACACTCAATGCAACAAGCCACAGACATAAATCTGCCCTTGAactgagaggagacaaaagcCAAACAAGGTCATCGAGGATTCAtccagacagaagaagaggggagagatCGTAATCGGCCAGAGAGAAAGTGGAGCTGGATGACTAAGAAAAACGAAAAAACAAACGAGTGATTCAAATCCAAATTACAGGAGGCAACAGATTCCAATCAAAGAAGCGGTCATGGTCACATTACGGTTCCTTCTCCCAATGACCTGGTCTGATTTTGGGACATTAACTGGCAGACACTCACTCATTAGAGCTGCTCAACAGTCATTTCAACACAGGTCGTTTCAGACAGCAGTTCTGTTCAAACTCAACTTCTTTACAAAAATGAATATTGATGATAAAGCTGAAAAGGGATTTTACAAAAAAGTACCAGTAAGGCCAACTTACACTTCTCCAGCTGGTCATCCACTATGACCAGAAAAGCcacagagatgatgaagaggttGAAGACGAAGCAGATCTCACACAGCTGACCGATGGCCGGCCCGCACACCTCCTTCACCACGGCCTGGTAAGTGCACTGGCCGCTGATGGATGAGGAGTAGCCCAGGATGATCAGACCGCTGACCAGGAACACAAGGGAGACCTGAGGCCCAGATGACACATTTTAAGGCAGGATATTGATATTTATGAACGTGCTAAAGATTTGACCtgatcaaaatgtcattttgtgaCACAATTTCTAAATTATCCTGAAATCTACTTTGGCATTTCTCTGCTAACACTCCTTGTTACTCCGGCCTAACACAATATACTCAAACAGGCTGAGCTCTCATTTAGACAACATCATCAACATTTGTGAGctgtgtcttctttttttaaatgaaaataggCAGTGAGTATAAAAACTTTTGCTTTGGTATCAACACTGAAAGTCAGGAATGttatttaaaacaataaaaacctTGACCAGCAGATGGTGCCAATGTCACAAATTCCTAAGCGGCTGTAATGAAACTGCTTTGTCTTTTATTCTAAACTGCAGATTGAGAACAATTTTTGATTTTGTCTACACGGACAATACACAAAACATTTATTGTTCCAGATATATTGAGCTAAAGGCTATTTTCCACAAGCACTGACAAGGCTAACTTGTCCATATTATCCCACTCCAGCTGCTATAATATAACATCAAAGGGAAGAGGCCGGCCATCTGAAATTTTCCAGTCAAACCCTTTCAACTTTGACGCTAAAAGATGAGCCAAGCAATTACCTTCACAGCCCAGGAGGTTGCCCCTCCAGCCCCGCTACGTATCAGGATTAATGTCAGTGTCTTCTGGGTTAATATGCTGACAAGAAGCGGGGAGTAACTATAACAAGAGGTGTGGAGGCTAAAGTGTTTCCTCCATAACAATCAGAAAACCAGCTTCACAGCCTAAACAGAGGGAAGGGAAAGCACTGGAGAGAGAAGGCATCCTTCAGGGTTATTGGTCTCTATGAGCCAACACCTAAACACCCTGTTTTCTCAATAATTTAATCAGTATTTTCATGATCAGTTAAGCTACAAATTATGTTTTCAATTAATTCAatagaaaataacacaaagacaatcCCTGTCAAGTTTCCAAAGTCTAAGTGATGCatcaaattgcttcttttgtctgaacaacacacccagacacaacAGTGTTGAATTTAATAGAATACACAACACATTAGCAAATCATTGTTGTGTGGAGAATATGTGGAGACCAAAGCAAGAGCTAAAAGCtgagtaaatattggacttacatttgcTCAGTGACCAGACACAAGACggtaaatgaatgctaatgtgtcTAAATGTATTTACGTAAATGTTTACTGAGGCTTTAGCCATGGAAAAAATTCTATAATCCTTTGATATGTGGTGGCTCTGCATCTATCAGCATgttctgccccctagtggtaAAAAATATAGCAATTTAAACTATATATCAAATTGTCATTGACTAATGTCTTGAAAGTCTTGGCATACAAAAACGTTCTTTGTTTCAGGACAAGATAACTCACTTGTTTAATTTCACATCCAGTTTTGGAATTTGAGGACATGACGACGAAACCACATGAGAGTCAAATTAAAAGTAAGGAAAAAATGACTTTctatgaaacaataaaaaaaaagggacaagatcaaggacacacacaattTAAGTTTAAAGACGTTCAAGCCTTATTTTGTCCAAAGTCTGCAGACGGACAAATGATAAGGAAGGAGCAGCAAAGGAGGCGAGACAGTGAAGTGAATGCTTTTCAAACAGAACAGAcgaggaaaaagagaaacatacGGAGCCCCTCTGTGTCTACTGCTCGGGGTTTTTTCCAGTAAAATGTAGGAAGGACAACAAGGGCAGACAGTGACACGAGGAAAATGATTTCTATTTTTCCTCTGCGACtcttcatcagtgtttttatctgcagAGTCACacaaaaagaactgaaacaGGAATGCATGCTCCACTTCTCTGACTGAGCTGCTCCATTCCTCTTCGGACAAACTAGAGCGCACAGGTTCCCCAGAACAATTCCCATCATCCACATGAGaggcagccaaaaaaaaaaaaagacttatgCTGGGATTTGTGGTGAGTCTGGGAACTTTTTTATACACACAGCTTTCAAGTCAGTTTTCAGGCCAAAGTGATGATCAAGTGAGGTGAAAAGGTTACGCACAATGAAGGTAAAAAGACTGAAGTGTTAATCCCCAAAACAATTTCAATATTGCAGTGATGTGAGTGACAGAGTGGAGAAAAGAGGTGAACATCAGAGGAGAAGTGAGACTGATAAGAATGAAGTGAATGTAAAAGGTGCTGAGGTCAAGTCTAACATGGCCTCTCCTGTCAGGTGGAACAGATCACAATCTCCCTAATTGATCTCAGTGGACCTCAGCCCTCACTGGATAAGATGCATCTGCCCTACAACAAACTTCCAATAAAATGCATATAAAAAGTTACCTCAACTTTTGATAAATAACCTTCAAAAAGGAGGCAGTTTGGCTGCCTCAGCTTTTAAGATCTGTGCCAAAACCCAGAAAAGCGTAGAGTAGAAATAACCTATTATATTCTTATTTCGTAGAAAAAACATGCCCACCAGCTCCACGGTGACTGCGCTGCGGATGCCCCCGGCTCTCTCGAAGGCCCAGGGGAAATTGAGAAGGCCGGCGCCCAGAGCGGACTTCAGCATGATGAAAATGGCCCCCATGGAGCCGAGCCGAGGCCCGGCGGTCACGTCCAGCGGGGGCTTGGCTGAGGCTGAAGCCAGCAGACTGATGCTCTCTCTGGCCAACTCCTCCATGCTTCAACCGGTGGGAAACTCACAGCGGGGCACACTGACGCACACGCGCGCTCACAGGCTACACACATACACCCGCGCGGGCCGACGGTGAGGTCTTAACCACTCCTCGCGCACGCTGCTGCGCTTTGAGGGCCGGCCCGCTCACGGGACAAGGTGAGCCGCATGGCCGGAGGAGGGGCAGCTGATGCCTTCAGGTGCTGCTCGGAAACTGTGTGCAGTCCTTCAGAGACAACCCCAAGGGACTTACCATGCTACCTCTTCAATGAAAATATATTAAGAAAGTAAGTGCCACAGTAAGCTAGATGAAGACGCTTCCACATCACCATAGTTTAAGATAAACTCTGCCATAATAAAATCAACAATGGTGATCTTTCCAGCAGTAGATGAAATGCAGATAAGGGACTCCTGGTGTCCAAAGCAGTCGCAATTAAATCTAAAATCTAATAATTTGTCAGCCCACTCATTATgtatttgtttcattcatttgtaaGGGACCATAGGCACAAATAGTATCTGATGTCTTTTACCACAGTTAGCATAATACAAATTTTTACTTAATGCATAATCTGAGAAGAAAGAGAACACAAGTGACGAAAACtggaggaggacggggaggaGTTGAAAAGGTATGAGAAGGATGTTGAAGGGCTGGGATGGGggacaaaagaggagaggggcAAGAATGTCTTGTTCCGGCTGGTCAGACTATCACATGCACTGAAGTCAGCGAAAGTCTGCAGAGAAAGTCAGATGGTAGAGGACTTAGGGAGTTGCGAAGGTCCCACGTGGACAAGATTGTTCTCACACAAGCATAAAAGATCAGATCCATCATTGATGCTGTTGTATGGGGGTGAAACCAATCTGATTACGCTTCAGGGTGTGAAGAAAGCTCAAACACACTTTAGGTTCAGAATGTTAGCAGTATTTATCATGAGCAATGTGGAGTTTGTCAGGTGAGGAAGCAGTCACAATTACTCATCTGAGAAGACAATTCTGAAATGTCCAGCAGTGGAAATATGTGCACAGCGGCTTTTAAATTCCATGCACAAAACTGATGTGATGGtacaaaagccaaaaacatATTGAGTTCACCCCCTCAAAAAAACCCCAGCAATATACAGCATCCCTTTATTTCACTTGTGAAGTTGAGTTCCTGGCTTTTAATTtcatggatgaaaatgaaaaagcaacacaaatcaATTTCCTGCAGTACAGTTGCAGGGTAACAGATTGTACCCTGCAGCGTTCTGAAGGAAAGGAAGGACATGGACTGAATCAGGAAGTAATATGTTGATTTGCATATGTAATCAAAGATGCTTTAGAACAACTGAACCCTCTGAGGTGTAACCCCTGCTATTCAAATGTAAAGGAACAGTGCGGAAAATTCATCTCACAAATTCTCTTTGAAAATGAGTGAGGtcatgaggaagaggagttcAGGTCTTTCAAGCCTGGCGTAAGATGTCAGTGGGTAAGAAAAGTCTCAAGTCTTGGAAATGAAATAGTGAAGTCTTACATTTTGTGTTAGAAACAGTTtgtaaacaacagaaaatgtacaGAATAATGCAGCAGTGCAAGGGGAATGGCACCAGCTGCACTTTTCTTTTATTGATAATTAGCAAATATGAGCATGCTAACCCAATAAAATACCGTGGGTAGCAAGGCGAATATTATACCTTCTAAAAATCTACACGTTAACattatcattgtgagcatgctaagattagcatttagctcaaagcaccccTGTGCCTCagcacagcctcacaaagctgcgAGCATACCTTCGTCTAGCTGAAATGAGAATTTATTTCTTTCAGATAAACCTGTTGATATGTTTAAGTCATATGACTGGCTGCACCTTGTTACATTATTCCTGGTATAGAAGCACTTTCATGTTGCCATCTGCTTTTCGAGGACCACTGcacagtctgtgctgctctgcgCTGCTTTTCCTGCTCATACAACATCACTGGCAGCTTTCCAGCTGATTCCAAGCGCACTTTTGTTATATCATAAGTTTTAATCTTTGGACTGGGGCAGGAGTCATTCCAAGTTAAAAGTCCAAGTGAAGTCACGAGTCATTTGTGTTAAAGTCAATGTCGAGtcttttttgattttgtcaAGTCTTGCGTCATCTTATTTATGACTTGAGTCTGAGCTCTGAGGGGACAAATGGATGATatggaggaaaggagagagaggaacacGTGGACAGGCCTGACCGAAGGGGAAGCAGGAGTGTAGATGCCAGCCTTTCATGCTCACACAGACATTAGTGGATAAAGTGGATGGGGAAAGGTACAGGCTGGTAGGAGATATGATGGGGGAAGAAGTGATGAATCTGAGGGGGGTTGAGAGTTCAGCTGAGAGCCGCCACAGTGTC from Chaetodon auriga isolate fChaAug3 chromosome 6, fChaAug3.hap1, whole genome shotgun sequence encodes the following:
- the slc38a8a gene encoding LOW QUALITY PROTEIN: putative sodium-coupled neutral amino acid transporter 8a (The sequence of the model RefSeq protein was modified relative to this genomic sequence to represent the inferred CDS: inserted 1 base in 1 codon; substituted 1 base at 1 genomic stop codon); this translates as MCVACERACASVCPAXEFPTGXSMEELARESISLLASASAKPPLDVTAGPRLGSMGAIFIMLKSALGAGLLNFPWAFERAGGIRSAVTVELVSLVFLVSGLIILGYSSSISGQCTYQAVVKEVCGPAIGQLCEICFVFNLFIISVAFLVIVDDQLEKLCGSLYELVTGLPESEMPYHFYTDQRFALVLLCILLILPLSIPKEISIQKYISVLGTLAATYLTTAIIIKYHTMPSVMVHIAPLYSSGISSWASMFSVIPTICFGFQCHEASIAIYSSMENQRLSHWVFISVVSMIFCLVIYSLTGVYGYLTFGKDVKADILMSYTGDDILMLIARLLFGVSIITIYPIILLLGRSVIQDLLLSWRRRCEGAVMVEFESRSRYVLTVLWITVTLLIATFVPDISKVISVIGGISAFFIFIFPGLCLMFAMQSEPVSWKTRVILTFWGGVTLLCGAFIFGQSTTIAVMQILGKI